DNA from Lagenorhynchus albirostris chromosome 15, mLagAlb1.1, whole genome shotgun sequence:
ATTTACTAAGAAGATGTAATAAGATTGCTGGAGTGTCCCTTGAGATTTGTGGTCTTAATAAATGAAACTCTTGGTGTGGTCATCATTTTCCTCCTGCTGGGCTCAATGACGTGGGTGCAGTGGAGGGCTGGGTTTAACCAGGGTGGGAGTTTTGCTGAGGAGTTCTCAGAGAACAAGAGGGTAGAAGGGACAGTGGAATCTAAATTGTGGACCATGTTGAGAACATGAAGGGTGCAGTGAGGGACAGTGATAATTGGTAGGATAAACGGATTAAAGGTTCTGACCTGACCCGTTGCAGCTTTATTGGAGTTTGGGCTCTAGACAGAGAGTTTTGGAAAGATGGGACATGGCCAGAGTCGGTTGCTTGAAATCAAGATTTCCAAGGGAGAGTATCATGGGTGATGGCCTGCCGAAGTGGGCAGGGGTGGAGTGGGTGTGTGCTGAGGCACAGTAGGAGTAGTCCCTCCCATGGGGGGTATATTGCATCTGTGAAGTTGTTTAGATGTACAGTAGGAAGCAGAGTGACTTAgttggttttattatttcttactaAATTCTCTATAGTCCTTTgcctcccacccaccacccctttTGGGTGATTGGCAGGATCTAAGCTCCCCTAAAGATAAAAATCACGAGGAGTTCCAGGCCCCatcctagacctactgaatctgatTCCCCAGGGGAGACTTGTAAGCATGCCAGATGACCCTTATCAGGGAAGTTTGCAAACACTGACCTAGGGACTGACCTTGAGAATGGGCTAGtgtggcaggggagggagggtgagatTATAAGGGAGAGGAGTAGTATTCattgtactatgccattttatataagggacttgagcatctgagaATTTTGGTGTCCACAGGCGTTCCCGGAACCAATCTGCTGTAGAGACCAAGGGATGACTAATAACATCGAAGCCAGAGAATGTAGATTACTGTCAAAGTCCCAATGATCATGCTAACTGAACCCCAAACTCAGCCGTTAATCCACCAGTTACAGGCAGGGCAGGCCTGGGTAGGTCTCTATGTGGAAGAACACACTTCCTGCAGGTAGGTTGGCTGCTGCTTGCTTGCAAAAGAAGAGAGACCTGAACTGCACATGCCCAATTTATTCCTCCTAAGTTTACTAGACAAGTCACTCCACTTCccctggggcagagagaggccCAGAGTGTTAGTTACACAGATGAGTTCCCTCCATGTGGAGAGAAACATTGGGACTGGAGCAGCATTTTTATATCTTCAAGGAGATCAAGGAGCTGTGCCGAGTCCAAGGTGTTAGATTATATCATTTATGAGTGCTGAAGTCACCAAGAGTGGTGACTAGGAATGTGGAGAGCCAGGAGCTAAAATCTTTAGGGAATGAGGACGTTGGTAGGTGGCAGCAGAAAGGGTAGCAGGAGGTATATATAGGCCGATAGCTATTTTTCAAGGGGGCACTTACCTGTGTTGTAATATTCATGGTCCTGTGTGCTTCTTTGATTAAATGTGTTCTCCCACAAGGCTGTAAGTAAGCTGTGGTTActggcagggaccatgtctttcttttttgacTGCCCTGGCTCCATAAATCCCTGTTGCGTGAGTGAGAGAGTGCAGTGACCAGATTACCCAGTCTAGTGCTTCGAGTCCGCAAGTGGAGGAGTGCTGAGTGGCGGTGCTTTGTGGTTCGTGGGATGAGGTGGCTCACGAACTCCCATCCATCCTGCCCCTACAGCTGACATCGGCCTGGCCGCCTGGGGGCGCAAGGCCCTGGACCTCGCAGAGAATGAGATGCCGGGCCTGATGCGCATGCGGGAGATGTACTCGGCCTCCAAACCACTGAAGGGCGCCCGCATTGCCGGCTGCCTGCACATGACCGTGGAGACAGCTGTCCTCATTGAGACCCTCGTTGCCCTGGGTGCTGAGGTGAGGCCGGCAGCAGCAGTTCTTGTGCAGTGGGGAACTCCAGTCTTGTGCCCCCTCAGGCCCAGCAGGGGGTCCAGCTACAGCCTTGTCACAGTGCCCCCTCACCTCCATTTGTCGTGACTGCTCTGCAGATTTTCTCTCCCTGGGAAGACGGTGTCTGACTGCCCTCAGTTCACATTCTCCTGACTGGGGAGCTCTAATAGGAAAAACTCAAGCCCGGCGTCCTACTGAGTCGTCTAAGGACTGGCTCTCCCAGGCCTTCCTGGGGTCATGTGCCTGCCCTTGGCCAATCATGGCTGCTGGAAGGATGGCGCGCTCTGATTGGTTCAGCCTGGGTTATGTGTACCAATGATTGCAGCTCTTCCAACTTCTCTGGGGGCAAGATGTTTCCcaaaggagggggcagggcagagcaGCAAAAGTCAGCTACAGAACACACCAGGGTTCAGTCCTTgtacctcttctttcttttctatactCACGCTCTTGGCAATCTGATTTTATGGCTTTAAATGCTGTCTATATGGTGATGACTCCCAGTTTTATGTACTAGCCTGGACTTCTCCCTGGAACTCCAGACTTGTATACCCAGCAGCTGATGTATCACTTCAACTTGGAGATCTGATTGACCTCTCAGTCTCAACATGTCCAAAGGAACGCatgatttccttctcttcttggaGGCTTCCCCGTGTAGGCAGATGCAGACTTCAGCCTTACAGGCCCTCTCAGTTCAGAACCTGGGGTCGTCCCTGACTCCTCTTGCTCTCTTACTCCAACAACGGACCCTGCAGCAATCCTGTCAGCTCAGCCCTCAAAGTACACGCATCATCGCTTCCACTGCTAGAGGTGCATTTCTTGTCCGAACTCTAACAACAGCTTCTGCCCTTGTCTCCTTGCTTCCGTGTGGAGCCTTTTCCCTTCCACACAGCAGAGCCATGTTTTAACATAAGTTGGGTCTTGTCAGTGCTCTGGCTCCCATCCACTGGTTGCCATTTGCAACCCAGCCTGAGGTTGCAGAACTGGCTGGATGTAGATCCCGAGCCTCTCGGCCCTAGCTCCAGGGCGTTTTCTTATCCCTGTCCAGTGACCTTGGTCTTCTGAACTGTCTGCGAGCAGCCCTGTTTTGCTGGCTCTTTCAGGTGCGGTGGTCCAGCTGCAATATCTTCTCCACCCAGGACCATGCAGCAGCTGCCATTGCCAAGGCTGGCATTCCAGGTGAGGCCAGCTTGCTGCTGGGGGATGGCTTCACTCCTGCTGATGGCTTCACTGACTTTTACTGCTACAGACTTCCCTGCGGCAGAGGAGAGGAGTCATGGCCACAGAATCCTAGCCTAGTGACCCATTGGAAAGAACTGTTTTGTCCAACTGTCATCTAAAATCCTATTGAAGGCACTTACTTGCCCAGTTCAAGTCATGTGATCAGGAAGGGTGGGATCTAATGATTGGGAACCACATGATGTTGAAGAGGGGAAATCCTCTAAAGGAATGATGTGGGTCTGTTTCCGAAAGAATCAGGGAGGGATACTGGGCATAAAAAAGTCCCAGAGGTCCATTGTGTAGTATCTGATGGTCTAGGGCGCTGGGGAAATACCAGGACCAAAGAGGAAAGACTTTCTCACAAGCTGCTGGGGAAATAGACACAAGTCTGCCTGGGCTTGAGGAGGGCAGTGGTTAGCTCTGATGATGATGAAATAGGACATTCACAGTTCCTTCTAACCAGACACAGGTGGAGAGTAAAGAGTGGGGGAGGACCTCTCCAAAGACTGACCAAGCTTGGAACAGCCTGTCCCCAACTCCTCAGCCTAGTTTGGGCTCCATGGCCCTTTTCTGggaaaggttttgtttttaataccatTGTCTGCCccagtttgggggaggggaagctggccCTGCTTTGGCAGGTATCCTTTGCTCACAGGAGGTTCATGGGAGCCCCACACCTGTGTCTCAGTTGTCCCATATGATGGGAGGAGCCTGGGCTGGCAGTCAGGAgccctggcttctttttttttggcggcaccatgcggcttgcgagatcttaattccctgaccctaggggcccagggatcaaacctgggcccctagcagtagaagtgcagagtcctaaccactggtctgCCCTCGAATTCCCAGGAGCCCTGGGTTCTGATGCCTGCTCAGGAATGCCATGCTGAGTGATCTGGGCACATCTTAGCCCCTCTCTGGGCATCTGtaagtgatgatgatggtaatggcTGCCTCACAGAGTTTCTGTGAGGAAAAATGAGACGGGGCATGAAGCAGTTAGAGTAATGTCTGGCACAGAGAAAGTGCTCCATACGTGGTAGCTGCTGTTAGTAGTTTTTGGCCAGACCTTGCCTAGGATAACCTACCACGGAGGCTGCTGGCCCACCAAGTCCTTTCAGTGCATAATGAATCTTGGATCTTGTCTCGCTTGGGTCCACCTGAGTGTGGCTTCCTGCCCCTGTGCACCTCCATCCTAGCAGTAGGCATTGTGGGTAGGAGCCCTGGTCACTGGGTTGGGGGCCCAGACAGAAGaggtagaaaaggaaataattatttcCAGATACCTATATATGGGGGGGGGTGTCTGTACTTGGCCTCTGTCTCATAATCCATActattatagatgaggaaactgaggctcagagaggtgaactgattttcccaaagtcacacagctggtgagtgcaGAACCAGGATTTGCACTCAGATTTCTCTGGCTCCAAGTTGTGTTCTTACCATTGCTGAGTCCTCAGAGGTGCTAGAGGTGGCAGGGGATGGGAATTAGGAAGGAGATAGTATTGGCTCTATCCAGGTAGGTCCCTGGAGCAAGTACCAGTGGGGAGGGCCAGGCCCTGATGTGCCACTCACTCTCCAGTGTACGCCTGGAAGGGTGAAACGGACGAGGAATATCTGTGGTGCATTGAGCAGACGCTGTACTTCAAGGACGGGCCCCTCAACATGATTCTGGACGATGGTGGTGACCTCACCAACCTCATCCACACCAAGTACCCACAGCTCCTGTCAGGTGAGTAGGATGGGTGGGTGGGCTGGGTGCTAGTGATTTAAACGGGGCCTGCTTGCCCGCATGAAATCAGCAGGCCTGGCAGGACTCCCAGTTCCTCGAGCAGCAGATTCTGTGGAAGATGGGAGAACAGCAGGCTCCTGTAGGTGTGCTGGGGCCTGGCTTCGGGGCTGGGTGGCTAGGGGAGGCCTGGCTGGCCCAAGGGCATGCCAAGGCCAGGGCTGAGAATAGCTGGGAAGCCGTCAGCTTTGTTAAAAGCAGGTGGGGAGGAAAGTGGGGTAGTGTagtgagtgcaaaggccctgaggcaggaatggaTAGACCATTCATGAAACAGAAAGTTAGCCAGCATGGCAGCTTCCTTCACTGGGGAGAATTGCAGGTTGTGGCTGGAGCTTTAGTGAAGATCAGATGTGTAAAGACTTAATAGAATAGACTGAGAAAAGAGTTTGGCTTGATCCTGAGAGTAAAGGGAAGTAATTGGATGGTACTGAAAAGACTTCCCTGCAAATGTACATGTTAAAAATGGctgctgtgggcttccctggtggcgcagtggttgcgagtccacctgccgatgcaggggacacgggttcgtgccccggtctgggaggatcccacatgctgcggagcggctgggcccgtgagccatggccgctgagcctgcgtgtccggagcctgtgctccgcaacgggagaggccacaacagtgagaggcctgcgtacagcaaaaaaaaatggcTGCTGTGTAGAGGATGAGTTGTGGCTGGGATGGGCAAGTGACAGTGGTGGCAGGGACTAGGGCAGTGACAGTGCAAGTGATGAGTTCGGGAGTTGTTGGGAGGTAGAATCATTAGGcctggtgatggtggtggctCCTCCCTCATGCTGGCCTAGGTGATTAGGTGGGCTGTGGTGTCCGTTACAGAGATAGGAACCCAGAAGGAGGAGCGGCTTTAGGAGGGAAAGGTAAGGAATTTGGGTGAGTTCAGTTGTGGGCTCTCTGAGGCTCTTGGAGTTTCATCTCAGAGGCCACCCTGTCCCTTGGGCCACTCCTTCCTAGCCTGAAATTCATCCCCTCCTCTCTTGTTCAGGCATCCGAGGCATCTCCGAAGAGACCACAACGGGGGTCCACAACCTGTACAAGATGATGGCCAGCGGGATCCTGAAGGTGCCTGCCATCAATGTCAACGACTCTGTCACCAAGGTGAACCTGTGGGGCAGTGATGTCTCCAGCTGTTGGTTCCCAGAGCAGCTCAGGAGTAGGCCCTGCAGAAAGTCCCCTGGGAAGGCTGCAGGCTAGGGGCTTAGCCCTCATTTGAGGGGAGAAAGGGGTTGTAGACTTAGGGTCATGAGGCAAAGCATTAAAGGCATTAAAGAGGCAAAGAACTGTGCAGTGAGCCTCAGAGCTGGGCATCAAGAGGTTTAACGTGAAGCAGATTCTTTGACCGGACAATCTCTCGTAGTTGATCCGCAGGAAGCCTTCTGGACTGGCAGAGAAAGGCCAGGGAGAAAGTCGTGGGACTGAGCCGGGCAAGGGGCACATGAGCACATTAGCTGGTGGGGAGAGGTCCCAGGAGGTGATCAGCCCAAGGCCCACCAGGCTGAGATGTTGAGAGCGGGTCTGAGGCCCTAGGGCCTCGCCTGCCCCCGTAGCCGCCTTGCCCCCTCTCCTTTCAGAGCAAGTTTGACAACCTCTATGGCTGCCGGGAGTCCCTCATAGATGGCATCAAGCGGGCCACGGACGTGATGATTGCGGGCAAGGTGGCGGTGGTAGCGGGCTATGGCGACGTGGGCAAGGGCTGTGCCCAGGCCCTCAGGGGCTTCGGGGCCCGTGTCATCATCACGGAGATCGACCCCATCAATGCGCTTCAGGCTGCCATGGAGGGTATGATAGGGTGAAGGTTGGTTGTCAGCCACTGGGGCCAGAGCGGGGGCAAGGCCACCCTGGATGACGCACAGACACTGTCTCTACACAGGCTATGAGGTGACCATCATGGATGAGGCCTGTCAGGAGGGCAATATCTTTGTCACCACCACGGGCTGTATTGACATCATCCTCGGCCGGTAGGCGCCAGGCGGGGGGTCCCAGGGAGTGAAGGAGGGGGCAGGCTTGCGGCTGCTTTTGGTCCCTGACAGTCTGTCACAGGCTGGGGCTCCTCCACAGGCACTTTGAACAGATGAAAGATGACGCCATTGTGTGTAACATCGGACACTTTGACGTGGAGATTGACGTCAAGTGGCTGAACGAGAACGCTGTGGAGAAGGTGAACATCAAGCCCCAGGTGAgaagccccagccctgccagcagGCTTGGTGGATGGAGCACCGAGGGGGGCGTGCTCGTGGGCTGGCCGTCCAGGAAGTCAGGTGATGAGGCTCTGGCAACCTGGGCAGTGGGATGGGCGGAAGAGGGACTGGTTTCAGGGCTGCTTAAACTGGAATCTTGGAGTGAGGCCAAGGCATCCCCATTTTTAAAGGTCCCAAGATGGTTCTGaagtgcagccaaggttgagtaCCACTGCATTCAACTTGTTACTAGGCATGGTGATTGAGAACGTGGGATCTGTCCTCAGACTGTCCAGGCTCATGTTGCAGCCACTTTGTAATGTGTGGCTCTGGACAAAGAACTTAACCCTTTAAACTTCAGTTCCTTTATCTGTGGACTGGGGATAATAGCAGTACTTAATTTACAGGGTTGTTAgtaggattaaatgtgataattttatatatatattgtatatatatgtatatatggttaTATGTATGTTCTTAGCCCAGGGCATGTgccaataataataacattagcTAATACGTAGTACTTAAACTAAGTGCCTTGTACATGTCAGCTCTTTAAATTCTCAC
Protein-coding regions in this window:
- the AHCY gene encoding adenosylhomocysteinase isoform X2, which translates into the protein MPGLMRMREMYSASKPLKGARIAGCLHMTVETAVLIETLVALGAEVRWSSCNIFSTQDHAAAAIAKAGIPVYAWKGETDEEYLWCIEQTLYFKDGPLNMILDDGGDLTNLIHTKYPQLLSGIRGISEETTTGVHNLYKMMASGILKVPAINVNDSVTKSKFDNLYGCRESLIDGIKRATDVMIAGKVAVVAGYGDVGKGCAQALRGFGARVIITEIDPINALQAAMEGYEVTIMDEACQEGNIFVTTTGCIDIILGRHFEQMKDDAIVCNIGHFDVEIDVKWLNENAVEKVNIKPQVDRYLLKNGRRIIILAEGRLVNLGCAMGHPSFVMSNSFTNQVLAQIELWTHPDKYPVGVHFLPKKLDEAVAEAHLGKLNVKLTKLTEKQAQYLGMSCDGPFKPDHYRY
- the AHCY gene encoding adenosylhomocysteinase isoform X1 gives rise to the protein MSDKLPYKVADIGLAAWGRKALDLAENEMPGLMRMREMYSASKPLKGARIAGCLHMTVETAVLIETLVALGAEVRWSSCNIFSTQDHAAAAIAKAGIPVYAWKGETDEEYLWCIEQTLYFKDGPLNMILDDGGDLTNLIHTKYPQLLSGIRGISEETTTGVHNLYKMMASGILKVPAINVNDSVTKSKFDNLYGCRESLIDGIKRATDVMIAGKVAVVAGYGDVGKGCAQALRGFGARVIITEIDPINALQAAMEGYEVTIMDEACQEGNIFVTTTGCIDIILGRHFEQMKDDAIVCNIGHFDVEIDVKWLNENAVEKVNIKPQVDRYLLKNGRRIIILAEGRLVNLGCAMGHPSFVMSNSFTNQVLAQIELWTHPDKYPVGVHFLPKKLDEAVAEAHLGKLNVKLTKLTEKQAQYLGMSCDGPFKPDHYRY